The following proteins come from a genomic window of Nocardiopsis sp. YSL2:
- the leuS gene encoding leucine--tRNA ligase, protein MTAVDGDQTTGDTYDARALQDKWQARWAAELPFQANEDPGDTRPRSYIVDMFAYPSGDLHMGHAEAYAIGDVIGRYRFQRGDNVLHPVGWDSFGLPAENAAIKNDSHPAEWTYANIETQAASFRRYGIGVDWSRRLHTSDPEYYKWNQWLFLRFFERGLAYRKDGTVNWCPKDQTVLANEQVVQGKCERCGSDVVRRSLNQWYFKITDYAQRLLDDMDQLDNGRWPDEILAMQRNWIGRSTGADVHFRIEGRDEPVTVFTTRPDTLYGATFFVVAADADLADELCAPEQREAFDAYRRDVAKLSDIERQATERPKTGVFLGRYAINPVNGERMPVWAADYVLADYGHGAIMAVPAHDQRDLDFALAFDLPVKVVVETGEPDPAETGVATAGEGTLRDSGPLDGLDKAAAIERIIEVMAERGTGAGTINYRLRDWLLSRQRYWGTPIPIIHCPSCGEVAVPDEQLPVALPELKGAELAPKGVSPLAAAKDWVEVDCPSCGGPAHRDTDTMDTFVDSSWYFLRYCSPHDDSAPFDTEAVNKWGPVDHYIGGKEHATLHLMYARFFTKVLHDMGMVSFTEPFRRLTNQGQVINEGRAMSKSLGNGVDLGKEIDAYGVDAVRLTMLFASPPEEDVDWADVSVTAAQKFLNRAYRVMSEAGAASSPGTDPATGHVELRRATHRTIDQITTLVESRRFNVAIARTMELVSATRRAIDSGPGAADPAVREAAEFVAVALSLFAPYVAEEGWEKLGHAGTVAVGNWPETDPALLVQDEVTCVVQVQSKVRDKLTVAPDIDPAELERLALASEKARNFIGDKQVRKVIVRAPKLVNIVVG, encoded by the coding sequence ATGACAGCGGTAGACGGCGACCAGACGACGGGCGACACCTACGACGCCCGCGCCCTCCAGGACAAGTGGCAGGCGCGCTGGGCCGCTGAGCTCCCGTTCCAGGCCAACGAGGACCCCGGCGACACCAGGCCCCGCTCCTACATCGTCGACATGTTCGCCTACCCCTCGGGCGACCTGCACATGGGCCACGCGGAGGCCTACGCGATCGGCGACGTGATCGGGCGCTACCGCTTCCAGCGCGGCGACAACGTGCTGCACCCCGTCGGCTGGGACTCCTTCGGCCTGCCCGCGGAGAACGCGGCCATCAAGAACGACTCCCACCCGGCCGAGTGGACCTACGCCAATATCGAGACCCAGGCGGCCTCGTTCCGGCGCTACGGCATCGGCGTCGACTGGTCGCGCCGCCTGCACACGAGCGACCCCGAGTACTACAAGTGGAACCAGTGGCTGTTCCTGCGCTTCTTCGAGCGCGGACTGGCCTACCGCAAGGACGGCACGGTCAACTGGTGCCCCAAGGACCAGACCGTGCTGGCCAACGAGCAGGTCGTCCAGGGCAAGTGCGAGCGCTGCGGCTCCGACGTCGTGCGCCGCAGCCTGAACCAGTGGTACTTCAAGATCACCGACTACGCCCAGCGCCTGCTGGACGACATGGACCAGCTGGACAACGGCCGCTGGCCGGACGAGATCCTGGCCATGCAGCGCAACTGGATCGGCCGCTCCACCGGTGCCGACGTCCACTTCCGGATCGAGGGCCGCGACGAGCCGGTCACCGTGTTCACCACGCGCCCGGACACCCTGTACGGCGCCACGTTCTTCGTCGTGGCCGCCGACGCCGACCTGGCCGACGAACTGTGCGCGCCCGAGCAGCGCGAGGCCTTCGACGCCTACCGGCGCGACGTCGCCAAGCTGTCCGACATCGAGCGCCAGGCCACCGAGCGCCCCAAGACCGGCGTCTTCCTGGGCAGGTACGCGATCAACCCGGTCAACGGCGAGCGCATGCCGGTCTGGGCGGCCGACTACGTGCTGGCCGACTACGGACACGGCGCCATCATGGCCGTGCCCGCCCACGACCAGCGCGACCTGGACTTCGCCCTGGCCTTCGACCTGCCGGTCAAGGTCGTCGTGGAGACCGGTGAGCCCGACCCCGCCGAGACCGGCGTGGCGACCGCCGGCGAGGGCACGCTCCGCGACTCCGGCCCGCTGGACGGCCTGGACAAGGCCGCGGCCATCGAGCGGATCATCGAGGTCATGGCCGAGCGCGGCACGGGCGCCGGGACGATCAACTACCGCCTGCGCGACTGGCTGCTGTCCCGCCAGCGCTACTGGGGCACGCCGATCCCGATCATCCACTGCCCGTCGTGCGGGGAGGTGGCCGTCCCCGACGAGCAGCTGCCCGTGGCGCTGCCCGAGCTCAAGGGCGCCGAGCTGGCGCCCAAGGGCGTCTCGCCGCTGGCCGCGGCCAAGGACTGGGTGGAGGTCGACTGCCCCTCCTGCGGCGGTCCGGCCCACCGCGACACCGACACCATGGACACCTTCGTCGACTCGTCCTGGTACTTCCTGCGCTACTGCTCGCCGCACGACGACAGCGCGCCGTTCGACACCGAGGCCGTCAACAAGTGGGGTCCGGTCGACCACTACATCGGCGGCAAGGAGCACGCGACGCTCCACCTGATGTACGCGCGCTTCTTCACCAAGGTCCTGCACGACATGGGGATGGTCTCCTTCACCGAGCCCTTCCGTCGGCTGACCAACCAGGGCCAGGTCATCAACGAGGGCCGGGCGATGTCGAAGTCGCTGGGCAACGGTGTCGACCTCGGCAAGGAGATCGACGCCTACGGTGTCGACGCGGTCCGGCTGACCATGCTGTTCGCCAGCCCTCCGGAGGAGGACGTCGACTGGGCCGACGTCTCGGTCACGGCCGCGCAGAAGTTCCTCAACCGCGCCTACCGGGTGATGTCCGAGGCCGGTGCCGCCAGCAGTCCGGGCACGGACCCGGCCACGGGACACGTCGAACTGCGGCGCGCCACGCACCGCACGATCGACCAGATCACGACCCTGGTCGAGTCGCGCCGGTTCAACGTCGCGATCGCCCGCACCATGGAACTGGTCTCGGCCACCCGCCGGGCGATCGACTCCGGGCCCGGCGCTGCCGACCCCGCGGTGCGCGAGGCCGCAGAGTTCGTCGCCGTCGCCCTGTCGCTGTTCGCGCCCTACGTCGCCGAGGAGGGCTGGGAGAAGCTCGGCCACGCCGGCACGGTGGCCGTCGGCAACTGGCCCGAGACCGACCCGGCTCTGCTGGTCCAGGACGAGGTCACCTGTGTCGTCCAGGTCCAGAGCAAGGTGCGCGACAAGCTGACGGTGGCGCCCGACATCGACCCGGCCGAGCTGGAGCGGCTGGCCCTGGCGTCGGAGAAGGCACGCAACTTCATCGGTGACAAGCAGGTCCGCAAGGTGATCGTGCGTGCGCCGAAGCTGGTGAACATCGTCGTCGGCTGA
- a CDS encoding carbohydrate ABC transporter permease, which produces MTTAAAAADRGGSRPARLRDAGRGRRRGRGWSRSAAAAAKAAGVAALLLFTLFPVYFMLVSAFSDRSTASTGTLVPTDLTFGNFVHVMTEGDFGRYMLNSLGVAAVTVAGACVLALLAAVAVTRFRFRMRTAVLVMVLVVQMVPLEALVIPLFLQVRDLGMLNTLLGLGVVYVALSLPLAVWMMRGFVAAVPVEVEEAAYIDGASWPRMFWSVLFPLVAPGLVATAIFAFIIAWNEFVLALTFMTRSENYTVAVGLRQFFGQYANDWGHVMAASTLITLPVMVFFVLVQRWLVSGLVQGAVKG; this is translated from the coding sequence ATGACGACCGCGGCGGCCGCCGCCGACCGGGGAGGCTCCCGTCCCGCGCGGTTGCGCGACGCCGGGCGCGGGCGGCGTCGCGGGCGGGGGTGGAGCCGGTCGGCCGCCGCGGCGGCCAAGGCCGCCGGCGTCGCGGCCCTGCTGCTGTTCACGCTCTTCCCGGTCTACTTCATGCTGGTCAGCGCGTTCTCCGACAGGTCGACGGCGAGTACCGGGACGCTAGTGCCCACCGACCTGACCTTCGGCAACTTCGTCCACGTCATGACCGAGGGCGACTTCGGTCGCTACATGCTCAACTCGCTCGGCGTCGCGGCGGTGACGGTGGCGGGCGCGTGCGTGCTGGCGCTGCTGGCCGCCGTGGCGGTGACGCGGTTCCGCTTCCGGATGCGCACGGCGGTCCTGGTCATGGTGCTCGTCGTGCAGATGGTGCCGTTGGAAGCGCTGGTCATTCCGCTCTTCCTGCAGGTCCGTGATCTGGGAATGCTCAACACCCTGCTGGGGCTGGGCGTGGTCTACGTCGCCCTGTCCCTGCCGCTGGCGGTGTGGATGATGCGCGGTTTCGTGGCGGCGGTGCCCGTGGAGGTGGAGGAGGCCGCCTACATCGACGGCGCCTCGTGGCCGCGCATGTTCTGGTCGGTCCTCTTCCCCCTGGTGGCCCCGGGACTGGTGGCCACGGCCATCTTCGCGTTCATCATCGCCTGGAACGAGTTCGTGCTGGCGCTGACCTTCATGACGCGCAGCGAGAACTACACGGTGGCGGTCGGACTGCGCCAGTTCTTCGGCCAGTACGCCAACGACTGGGGCCACGTGATGGCCGCCTCCACGCTCATCACCCTGCCGGTCATGGTCTTCTTCGTCCTCGTCCAGCGCTGGCTCGTCTCGGGCCTGGTCCAGGGCGCCGTCAAGGGCTGA
- a CDS encoding FAD-binding oxidoreductase, whose translation MTPHQQGTSRGAPAGARAGFAEHIAAVQRLRRDFRALPEGAPVRLAKPTSNLFRFREPSSAPSLDVSAFSGVISIDPVERLADVGGMTTYEDLVAATLPHGLMPTVVPQLRTITLGGAVTGLGIESSSFRNGLPHEAVQEMEILTGSGDVVTATRDNEHSDLFYGFPNSYGTLGYSLRLRIELEPVAAYVNLRHLRFSDSAECMDALARICADAEHDGQPVDFVDGVAFGRDELYLTLARFTDQAPWVSDYTGNDVYYKSIPRYSGNGPGDYLTTHDYLWRWDTDWFWCSRAFGTQHPLVRPLWPRALKRSDVYRRLVAWDRRTDFFRLLTHYRGKRPQEPLIQDIEVGVERGAEFLDFFHSEIGMTPVWMCPLKLSEPRRPGHGAGGEHVWPLYPLENDRLYVNFGFWGLVDMLPGQRRAHHNRRVEEEVARLGGHKSLYSDAFYTEDEFWSLYNGTAYSGLKRAYDPGGRLLDLYAKCVGNR comes from the coding sequence ATGACACCTCACCAACAGGGAACGAGCAGGGGCGCCCCCGCCGGAGCGAGGGCCGGCTTCGCCGAGCACATCGCGGCGGTCCAACGCCTGCGCCGCGACTTCCGGGCCCTCCCCGAGGGCGCGCCCGTCCGGCTCGCCAAACCCACGTCCAACCTCTTCCGCTTCCGGGAACCCTCCTCGGCCCCCTCTCTCGACGTGTCCGCCTTCTCCGGGGTCATCTCCATCGACCCCGTGGAGCGACTCGCCGACGTCGGCGGCATGACCACCTACGAGGACCTCGTCGCCGCCACGCTCCCGCACGGGCTGATGCCCACCGTCGTGCCGCAGCTGCGCACCATCACCCTGGGCGGAGCGGTCACCGGGCTCGGCATCGAGTCCTCCTCCTTCCGCAACGGCCTGCCCCACGAGGCGGTCCAGGAGATGGAGATCCTCACGGGCTCGGGCGACGTCGTGACCGCCACGCGCGACAACGAGCACAGCGACCTCTTCTACGGGTTCCCCAACTCCTACGGCACCCTCGGCTACAGCCTGCGGCTGCGCATCGAGCTGGAACCGGTCGCCGCCTACGTGAACCTGCGCCACCTGCGCTTCTCCGACTCCGCCGAGTGCATGGACGCCCTCGCGCGGATCTGCGCCGACGCCGAGCACGACGGACAGCCGGTCGACTTCGTGGACGGGGTGGCCTTCGGCCGCGACGAGCTCTACCTCACCCTCGCCCGGTTCACCGACCAGGCGCCCTGGGTGAGCGACTACACGGGCAACGACGTCTACTACAAGTCGATCCCGCGCTACTCCGGCAACGGTCCGGGCGACTACCTCACCACCCACGACTACCTGTGGCGGTGGGACACCGACTGGTTCTGGTGCTCGCGCGCCTTCGGCACCCAGCACCCCCTCGTGCGGCCGCTGTGGCCCCGCGCCCTCAAGCGCTCGGACGTCTACCGCAGGCTCGTCGCCTGGGACCGGCGCACCGACTTCTTCCGGCTCCTCACCCACTACCGCGGGAAGCGGCCCCAGGAGCCCCTCATCCAGGACATCGAGGTCGGCGTCGAGCGCGGTGCGGAGTTCCTGGACTTCTTCCACTCCGAGATCGGCATGACACCGGTCTGGATGTGCCCGCTCAAGCTCAGCGAGCCGCGCCGGCCCGGCCACGGCGCGGGCGGTGAGCACGTCTGGCCGCTCTATCCCCTGGAGAACGACCGCCTGTACGTGAACTTCGGTTTCTGGGGGCTGGTCGACATGCTTCCCGGCCAGCGCCGGGCCCACCACAACCGCCGGGTGGAGGAGGAGGTCGCCCGTCTGGGCGGCCACAAGTCCCTGTACTCGGACGCCTTCTACACCGAGGACGAGTTCTGGAGCCTCTACAACGGGACGGCCTACTCCGGCCTCAAACGGGCCTACGACCCCGGAGGACGGCTCCTGGACCTGTACGCCAAGTGCGTGGGCAACCGCTAG
- a CDS encoding cyclopropane-fatty-acyl-phospholipid synthase family protein → MRLAEIFERVVGPDAPIRFTAYDGSSAGDPNSDTALHVRTPVAVNYLAQSPNAVGLTRAYVSGHLDLEGDMYTALRRMSDFAFAEGVNLSARDIAGIVRSVGWVKFVNRVAPPPQEVTRGRLAGLGWRHSKRRDAEAIHHHYDVGNDFYELVLGPSMTYTCAVFDEADAALERVGESAAGTGGALESAQYRKYELVSRKLGLRKGMRLLDVGCGWGGMVMHAAREHGVRALGVTLSKEQAEWAGKRIAQEGLSELAEVRHMDYRDVADASYDRISSIGLTEHVGARNLGSYFDSLHTKLVPGGRLLNHCITRPRNDLKPMDTKGFINRYVFPDGELEGPARIQLAMNDAGFEIRHQENLREHYALTLRHWSANLDRNWDEAVALVGEGTARVWRLYMAGCVLGFEKDVVQLHQILGVKLDGTEAHMPLRPEF, encoded by the coding sequence ATGCGGCTTGCGGAGATCTTCGAGAGGGTCGTCGGCCCGGACGCCCCCATCCGGTTCACCGCCTACGACGGCAGCAGCGCGGGGGACCCGAACAGTGACACCGCCCTGCACGTGCGGACGCCGGTGGCGGTGAACTACCTGGCCCAGTCGCCCAACGCCGTCGGTCTGACGCGCGCGTACGTGTCCGGCCACCTCGATCTCGAGGGGGACATGTACACCGCCCTTCGCAGGATGTCGGACTTCGCCTTCGCGGAGGGCGTCAACCTCTCCGCCCGCGACATCGCCGGGATCGTGCGATCGGTGGGCTGGGTCAAGTTCGTCAACCGGGTGGCCCCTCCGCCGCAGGAGGTGACCAGGGGCAGGCTCGCGGGCCTGGGGTGGCGCCACTCCAAGCGTCGCGACGCCGAGGCCATCCACCACCACTACGACGTGGGCAACGACTTCTACGAGCTGGTCCTGGGCCCGTCGATGACCTACACCTGTGCCGTCTTCGACGAGGCCGACGCCGCCCTGGAGCGCGTGGGCGAGTCGGCGGCCGGGACGGGCGGCGCCCTGGAGAGCGCCCAGTACCGCAAGTACGAGCTGGTCTCACGCAAGCTCGGCCTGCGCAAGGGCATGCGCCTGCTGGACGTGGGGTGCGGCTGGGGCGGCATGGTCATGCACGCCGCCCGCGAGCACGGCGTGCGGGCCCTCGGCGTCACCCTGTCCAAGGAGCAGGCGGAGTGGGCGGGCAAGCGGATCGCCCAGGAGGGGCTGTCGGAGCTGGCGGAGGTCCGACACATGGACTACCGGGACGTGGCCGACGCCAGCTACGACCGCATCAGCTCCATCGGCCTGACCGAGCACGTCGGTGCCCGCAACCTCGGCTCCTACTTCGACTCGCTGCACACCAAGCTCGTCCCCGGCGGACGGTTGCTCAACCACTGCATCACGCGCCCGCGCAACGACCTCAAGCCGATGGACACCAAGGGCTTCATCAACCGGTACGTCTTCCCCGACGGTGAGCTCGAGGGGCCCGCGCGGATCCAGCTCGCGATGAACGACGCCGGGTTCGAGATCCGCCACCAGGAGAACCTGCGTGAGCACTACGCCCTGACCCTGCGCCACTGGAGCGCGAACCTGGACCGGAACTGGGACGAGGCCGTGGCACTGGTCGGTGAGGGCACGGCCCGCGTGTGGCGGCTCTACATGGCCGGCTGCGTCCTGGGCTTCGAGAAGGACGTCGTGCAGCTGCACCAGATCCTCGGTGTGAAGCTCGACGGGACCGAGGCCCACATGCCCCTGCGGCCGGAGTTCTGA
- a CDS encoding glutamate racemase codes for MRIVLVDSGIGMLSTAAALRAARPDADLVLSMDPDHMPWGLRTPDEVVSRLLAGARAAEGSAADAVVVPCNTASVHALDALRAEFEPRVPVIGTVPAIKPAAAAGGPIAVWSTVATTRSRYQRRLVETFAAGVEVTAVACVGLAEAVESADPRTIAEAVDEAAALTPDVRGVVLGCTHYDLVGARIVEALGDVTLYSAAEAVAAQTLRRIGDVPPGDAAGTVRVLASGRPTPMPAAALAYPAGRALAPAPTSAL; via the coding sequence GTGCGCATCGTTCTCGTTGATTCCGGAATCGGCATGCTCTCCACCGCCGCGGCCCTGCGCGCCGCGCGGCCCGACGCCGACCTGGTCCTGTCCATGGACCCCGACCACATGCCCTGGGGGCTGCGGACGCCGGACGAGGTGGTCAGCCGGCTCCTGGCCGGGGCGCGTGCCGCGGAGGGCTCGGCGGCGGACGCGGTGGTGGTGCCGTGCAACACCGCGTCGGTCCACGCGCTGGACGCTCTGCGCGCCGAGTTCGAGCCGCGGGTGCCCGTGATCGGCACGGTGCCCGCGATCAAGCCCGCGGCCGCGGCGGGAGGACCGATCGCCGTGTGGTCCACCGTCGCCACCACCCGCAGCCGGTACCAGCGCCGTCTCGTCGAGACGTTCGCCGCAGGGGTGGAGGTCACCGCTGTGGCCTGCGTCGGGCTGGCCGAAGCCGTGGAGTCGGCCGATCCGCGCACGATCGCGGAGGCCGTGGACGAGGCCGCCGCCCTGACGCCGGACGTGCGCGGCGTGGTGCTCGGCTGCACGCACTACGACCTGGTCGGCGCGCGGATCGTCGAGGCGCTGGGCGACGTGACCCTGTACAGCGCCGCCGAGGCGGTCGCGGCGCAGACGCTGCGCCGGATCGGCGACGTTCCTCCCGGCGACGCGGCGGGCACCGTGCGGGTCCTGGCCAGTGGCCGTCCCACGCCGATGCCCGCCGCCGCCCTGGCCTATCCGGCCGGTCGCGCGCTGGCCCCCGCGCCGACCTCCGCGCTGTAG
- a CDS encoding sugar ABC transporter substrate-binding protein — MARSRTHTHVPLPAAAVALTLALTSCGSGGSDTDTLQVWIMQGTNPDETAFFDAANAAFTEETGTEVEVEFVPWQDAHDKISTSIAGGTMPDVAELGNTFTPGFADAGALHDLSGYVDDTSRYIPGLMEMGELEEGVYGVPWYASIRSVVYRSDLFEEHGLQVPENWADLRETALALSEAEEDMTAFPVPGDAQYSVMPWIWGGGGEIAVQGADGAWDSTIDTDEGRAGVEFFTDLALEDGVSSTGAVNWNEIDVMEAVADEEAAMAILGSANPQAIVEANPDLEGRIDSFTLPGQDGGYMPSFAGGSLLSVFEGTGNEEAAQRYVEHLTGEEFSARWAEETGFFPGTVEGVDAFSASADPVLQPFAVQLREAGRGLPAAPEWSRVESEKVIVAMQQDILNGNATVDEATEAAAAEIERILNGG; from the coding sequence ATGGCCCGCAGCCGCACACACACGCACGTTCCCCTCCCCGCAGCCGCGGTGGCCCTGACGCTCGCCCTGACCTCCTGCGGATCCGGCGGCTCCGACACCGACACCCTCCAGGTGTGGATCATGCAGGGCACCAACCCCGACGAGACGGCCTTCTTCGACGCGGCCAACGCCGCGTTCACGGAGGAGACCGGTACCGAGGTCGAGGTCGAGTTCGTGCCCTGGCAGGACGCCCACGACAAGATCTCCACCTCGATCGCCGGCGGCACCATGCCCGACGTCGCCGAACTCGGCAACACCTTCACCCCCGGGTTCGCCGACGCCGGGGCCCTGCACGACCTGTCCGGGTACGTCGACGACACCTCCCGGTACATCCCGGGCCTGATGGAGATGGGCGAACTGGAGGAGGGCGTCTACGGCGTCCCCTGGTACGCCTCCATCAGGTCCGTCGTCTACCGGTCCGACCTGTTCGAGGAGCACGGCCTGCAGGTGCCCGAGAACTGGGCGGACCTGCGCGAGACCGCCCTGGCGCTGTCCGAGGCCGAGGAGGACATGACCGCCTTCCCGGTCCCCGGGGACGCCCAGTACTCCGTCATGCCGTGGATCTGGGGCGGGGGCGGCGAGATCGCCGTGCAGGGGGCCGACGGGGCCTGGGACTCCACGATCGACACCGACGAGGGCCGAGCGGGAGTCGAGTTCTTCACCGACCTGGCTTTGGAGGACGGCGTCTCCTCCACCGGTGCCGTGAACTGGAACGAGATCGACGTCATGGAGGCCGTGGCCGACGAGGAGGCCGCCATGGCCATCCTGGGCAGCGCGAACCCCCAGGCCATCGTGGAGGCCAACCCGGACCTGGAGGGCCGGATCGACTCCTTCACCCTCCCCGGCCAGGACGGCGGGTACATGCCCTCCTTCGCCGGCGGTTCGCTGCTGTCGGTGTTCGAGGGCACGGGCAACGAGGAAGCGGCCCAGCGCTACGTCGAGCACCTCACCGGAGAGGAGTTCTCCGCCCGCTGGGCCGAGGAGACCGGGTTCTTCCCGGGCACGGTCGAGGGCGTGGACGCCTTCTCCGCGTCGGCCGACCCCGTCCTGCAGCCCTTCGCGGTCCAGCTCAGAGAGGCCGGCCGGGGCCTGCCCGCGGCCCCGGAGTGGAGCCGGGTGGAGTCGGAGAAGGTCATCGTCGCCATGCAGCAGGACATCCTCAACGGCAACGCCACCGTGGACGAGGCCACGGAGGCCGCCGCCGCGGAGATCGAGCGCATCCTCAACGGGGGTTGA
- a CDS encoding long-chain fatty acid--CoA ligase has translation MLNLSVLLEDGARSVPDKDCLVFGDLRLNYAITNMIANQVANLLVARGVRPGDRVALASPNLPYFPFVYFGALKAGAVVVPLNVLLTPREIAYHLEDSGAKAIFAFTGSPELPLGERAFEAFGQVETCETYIDLPASPGATESTIEGAETLWKALEGQPGEFESVQSDAEDTAVIIYTSGTTGRPKGAELSHNNLLMNAVISAKVVNAHPDGRDVGLAVLPLFHIFGQTVMLNAILYRQGTVVLMPRFEADEALRLMEKEGVTGFAGVPTMYWGLLNAIQSAESGTYDIDKITANLVDAASGGASLPGQLAEDFTKTFGVGIKEGYGLSETSPVVSFNNPKVLAKTGSIGLPVWGVEMKLIDPDWNEVQDQGEIAVRGHCVMKGYHNRPEANAEVLRDGWFRTGDIARRDEDGMYFIVDRSKDMIIRGGYNVYPREIEEVLMTHPAVSLAAVVGVPHDTHGEEVKAFVIKDAGADATEADIIDFAKERLAAYKYPRSVEFRTELPMTATGKILKRELR, from the coding sequence ATGCTCAACCTGTCCGTACTGCTCGAGGACGGCGCCCGGTCCGTCCCCGACAAGGACTGCCTGGTCTTCGGCGATCTGCGGCTGAACTACGCGATCACCAACATGATCGCCAACCAGGTCGCCAACCTGCTGGTGGCCCGGGGTGTACGGCCCGGCGACCGCGTCGCGCTGGCCAGCCCGAACCTGCCCTACTTCCCGTTCGTCTACTTCGGCGCCCTGAAGGCCGGCGCGGTCGTCGTCCCGCTCAACGTGCTCCTCACTCCCCGTGAGATCGCCTACCACCTGGAGGACTCCGGCGCCAAGGCGATCTTCGCGTTCACCGGCAGCCCCGAGCTGCCGCTGGGCGAGCGCGCGTTCGAGGCCTTCGGCCAGGTGGAGACCTGCGAGACCTACATCGACCTGCCCGCCTCGCCCGGCGCCACCGAGTCGACCATCGAGGGCGCCGAGACCCTGTGGAAGGCCCTGGAGGGCCAGCCCGGCGAGTTCGAGTCCGTGCAGTCGGACGCCGAAGACACCGCCGTGATCATCTACACCAGCGGTACGACCGGCCGGCCCAAGGGCGCCGAACTGTCCCACAACAACCTGCTGATGAACGCCGTCATCTCGGCCAAGGTGGTCAACGCCCACCCCGACGGGCGCGACGTCGGCCTGGCGGTCCTGCCGCTGTTCCACATCTTCGGCCAGACCGTCATGCTCAACGCGATCCTGTACCGCCAGGGGACCGTCGTCCTGATGCCGCGCTTCGAAGCCGACGAGGCCCTGCGGCTGATGGAGAAGGAGGGCGTGACCGGTTTCGCCGGCGTGCCCACCATGTACTGGGGCCTGCTCAATGCGATCCAGTCCGCCGAGTCCGGCACCTACGACATCGACAAGATCACCGCCAACCTGGTCGACGCCGCCTCCGGCGGAGCGTCCCTGCCCGGCCAGCTCGCCGAGGACTTCACCAAGACCTTCGGTGTGGGGATCAAGGAGGGCTACGGCCTGTCCGAGACCTCCCCGGTGGTCTCCTTCAACAACCCCAAGGTGCTGGCCAAGACCGGCTCCATCGGTCTGCCGGTGTGGGGCGTGGAGATGAAGCTCATCGACCCCGACTGGAACGAGGTGCAGGACCAGGGCGAGATCGCGGTGCGCGGGCACTGCGTGATGAAGGGCTACCACAACCGTCCCGAGGCCAACGCCGAGGTCCTGCGCGACGGCTGGTTCCGCACGGGCGACATCGCCCGCCGGGACGAGGACGGCATGTACTTCATCGTCGACCGGTCCAAGGACATGATCATCCGCGGCGGCTACAACGTGTACCCGCGGGAGATCGAGGAGGTCCTGATGACCCACCCGGCCGTCAGCCTGGCCGCGGTCGTGGGCGTGCCCCACGACACGCACGGCGAGGAGGTCAAGGCGTTCGTGATCAAGGACGCCGGGGCCGACGCCACCGAGGCGGACATCATCGACTTCGCCAAGGAGCGCCTGGCCGCCTACAAGTACCCGCGTTCCGTGGAGTTCCGCACCGAGCTGCCGATGACCGCCACGGGCAAGATCCTCAAGCGCGAACTGCGCTGA
- a CDS encoding carbohydrate ABC transporter permease, translating into MRRRRALLPWTLLTPALVVIGLLLLFPLARIVWLSFREYGLRELVSGESAFVGAANYLTLLTDPYLWRVAMFNTVAFALVAVAATIVLGTLVALLLSTLSPVARVAVVSCIMVAWAMPAVSGTYVWMWIFDVENGVVARALMAAGAIDPAGYNWFADRLFFYGIATLNVVHGGFPFVAVTVLAGLLTVPRELHEAALIDGAGAWKRFWHVTFPVLRPVFAVVTVLSTIWDFKVFAQIYLMPGGDVGGSQMLNLGVWAYVRSFSHNDYGLGSAIAVLLSLLLLGVTVVYLRVLFREDELR; encoded by the coding sequence ATGCGCCGGCGGCGCGCCCTGCTGCCCTGGACGCTGCTGACACCGGCGCTGGTGGTCATCGGGCTGCTTCTGCTGTTCCCCCTCGCCCGCATCGTCTGGCTGTCCTTCCGCGAGTACGGGCTGCGTGAGCTCGTCTCCGGCGAGTCGGCGTTCGTCGGTGCCGCCAACTACCTCACCCTGCTGACCGACCCGTACCTGTGGCGGGTCGCCATGTTCAACACCGTGGCCTTCGCCCTGGTGGCGGTGGCGGCGACCATCGTCCTGGGCACACTGGTGGCCCTGCTGCTGTCGACGCTGAGCCCGGTGGCGCGTGTGGCCGTGGTCTCCTGCATCATGGTGGCCTGGGCGATGCCCGCGGTGAGCGGCACCTACGTGTGGATGTGGATCTTCGACGTCGAGAACGGTGTCGTGGCCAGGGCGCTGATGGCCGCGGGGGCGATCGACCCCGCGGGCTACAACTGGTTCGCCGACCGCCTGTTCTTCTACGGGATCGCCACCCTCAACGTGGTGCACGGCGGGTTCCCGTTCGTGGCGGTGACGGTCCTGGCCGGGCTGCTGACCGTGCCCCGGGAGCTGCACGAGGCGGCGCTGATCGACGGTGCCGGGGCGTGGAAGCGCTTCTGGCACGTCACCTTCCCCGTCCTGCGCCCGGTGTTCGCGGTGGTCACCGTCCTGTCCACGATCTGGGACTTCAAGGTGTTCGCGCAGATCTACCTCATGCCCGGCGGGGACGTGGGCGGCTCTCAGATGCTCAACCTGGGCGTGTGGGCCTACGTGCGCTCCTTCAGCCACAACGACTACGGGCTGGGCTCGGCCATCGCCGTCCTGCTCTCACTGCTGCTGCTGGGCGTCACGGTGGTCTACCTGCGCGTCCTGTTCCGGGAGGACGAGCTGCGATGA